From a region of the Triticum aestivum cultivar Chinese Spring chromosome 7D, IWGSC CS RefSeq v2.1, whole genome shotgun sequence genome:
- the LOC123170887 gene encoding uncharacterized protein, protein MEANPVNLRQAPFPIKSPPRAHCRNNSRLHLRPSRPLKNQSHHRLRVQRAYQMPLSCFASGRADSSAAKASSATSVYWTHLGAINLSWSRAALGLVLTVDIGLAGGAAPTRFVLLPLLPWRRRGSKRFSGASGHSVAFSWDLSRARLAPRRPEPLSGYFVLVSIDGELALAAGDLQSSLPSPAASAGLLLSRRENAYPPGCGGAYTTTVAVAGEEHEVSVAVEEAAMWVALDGKRALQVRRLPWKFRGSERLDLPHGGRAVRVTWDLHGWLFAPDAAAVFVLRFDTDEANPVDDDDMEDGDVGMHALRQNSFRSRHADSSGESDMRGSWRRGPFRSGSDSSPTVSVASTSAASSSAGSVATVTEWVTAEEAELRDGGGGFSLIIYLWKKRRPR, encoded by the coding sequence atggaagcaAATCCCGTCAACCTTCGGCAGGCACCCTTTCCCATCAAGTCGCCGCCACGTGCTCACTGCCGCAACAACTCCCGGCTCCACCTCCGGCCGAGTCGCCCACTCAAAAACCAATCCCACCACCGCCTCCGCGTCCAGCGCGCTTACCAGATGCCACTCTCCTGCTTCGCCAGCGGCCGGGCCGACTCCTCCGCCGCCAAGGCCTCCTCGGCGACGTCCGTCTACTGGACGCACCTCGGCGCGATCAACCTGTCTTGGTCCCGCGCCGCGCTGGGCCTCGTCCTCACCGTCGAcatcggcctcgccggcggcgccGCGCCCACGCGGTTTGTCCTCCTGCCGCTGCTCccgtggcggcggcgcggatccaAGCGATTCTCCGGCGCGTCCGGACATTCCGTCGCCTTCTCGTGGGACCTCTCGCGCGCCCGCCTCGCGCCGCGCCGGCCCGAGCCGCTGTCCGGGTACTTCGTGCTCGTGTCGATCGACGGCGAGCTCGCCCTGGCCGCTGGCGACCTCCAGTCGTCCTTGCCTTCGCCGGCGGCGTCGGCTGGACTCCTCCTCTCGCGCCGCGAGAACGCCTACCCCCCAGGATGCGGCGGCGCGTACACCACCACCGTGGCCGTCGCTGGCGAGGAGCACGAGGTGTCCGTCGCCGTGGAGGAGGCGGCCATGTGGGTGGCCCTGGACGGCAAGAGGGCCCTCCAGGTCCGGCGCCTCCCGTGGAAGTTCCGCGGCAGCGAGAGGCTCGACCTCCCGCACGGCGGCCGCGCCGTCCGCGTCACGTGGGACCTCCACGGCTGGCTCTTcgccccggacgccgccgccgtcttcgtccTCCGTTTCGACACTGACGAGGCGAACCCGGTGGACGACGACGACATGGAGGATGGAGACGTCGGCATGCACGCGTTAAGGCAGAACTCCTTCCGGAGCCGCCATGCCGACAGCAGCGGCGAGAGCGATATGAGGGGATCTTGGAGGCGCGGGCCGTTCAGGTCGGGCTCGGACTCGTCCCCGACGGTGTCCGTGGCGTCGACGTCCGCGGCGTCGTCGTCGGCCGGCAGCGTGGCGACGGTGACCGAGTGGGTCACGGCGGAAGAGGCCGAGctgcgggacggcggcggcgggttcTCTCTGATAATCTACCTCTGGAAGAAGCGGAGGCCGCGGTGA
- the LOC123165929 gene encoding deSI-like protein At4g17486, translating to MAAAATATASSSSSTSSSAGSSASTSTPRPAPRQAAAAPSSSPVFLNVYDVTPANGYARWLGLGVYHSGVQVHGVEYAYGAHEGAGSGIFEVPPRRCPGYAFREAVLVGTTALTRAEVRALMADLAADFPGDAYNLVSRNCNHFCDAACRRLVARARIPRWVNRLAKIGVVFTCVIPSSSRHQVRRKGEQQLPAAVKSRSARQAAAPPRPRTFFRSLSVGGGKNVTPRPLQTPPPTPPVAPALTLTTPTPTPLASM from the coding sequence atggccgccgccgccaccgccaccgcctcctcgtcctcgtcaACCTCCTCCTCGGCCGGCTCCTCCGCGTCCACCTCCACGCCCCGGCCCGccccgcgccaggccgccgccgcgccgtcgtcgtCCCCGGTGTTCCTCAACGTGTACGACGTGACCCCCGCCAACGGGTACGCGCGGTGGCTGGGGCTCGGCGTGTACCACTCGGGCGTGCAGGTCCACGGCGTGGAGTACGCGTACGGCGCGCACGAGGGCGCCGGGAGCGGCATCTTCGAGGTGCCCCCGCGGCGGTGCCCCGGCTACGCGTTCCGGGAGGCGGTGCTGGTGGGCACCACGGCGCTGACCCGCGCCGAGGTGCGCGCGCTCATGGCCGACCTCGCCGCCGACTTCCCGGGCGACGCCTACAACCTCGTCTCCCGCAACTGCAACCACTTCTGcgacgccgcctgccgccgcctcgtcgcccgcGCCCGCATCCCGCGCTGGGTCAACCGCCTCGCCAAGATCGGGGTCGTCTTCACCTGCGTCATCCCCAGCAGCAGCAGGCACCAGGTGCGCCGCAAGGGGGAGCAGCAGCTGCCCGCGGCCGTCAAGAGCCGCTCCGCGCGCcaggccgccgccccgccgcggccCAGGACCTTCTTCCGCTCCCTCTCCGTCGGCGGCGGCAAGAACGTCACGCCCCGCCCGCTCCAGACCCCGCCACCGACGCCGCCGGTGGCCCCCGCCCTGACGTTGACGACGCCGACACCAACGCCGTTGGCCTCCATGTAA
- the LOC123166230 gene encoding callose synthase 5 yields MTAPRGGGDVPSSTASAAAAAASMTEPNTPTSAHASGLNRRGSRGAAMASFSMEVFDNEVVPSSLSSIAPILRVAAEIEHERPRVAYLCRFYAFEKAHRLDQNSVGRGVRQFKTSLLQRLEKDNSPSLAKRLKKTDAREIESFYQEYYENYVRTLDKGEQADRTQLGKAYQTAGVLFEVLCAVNKNEKVEQVNPEIMRWHTEVQEKKDIYAPFNILPLDAASASQSIMQLEEIKAAVAALRYTRGLTWPSAFEPERQKGGELDLLDWLRAMFGFQRDSVRNQREHLILLLANVHIRLEPKPEPLSKLDDRAVDVVMNKLFNNYKKWCKFLSRKHSLRNPPGAQLQEVQQRRILYLGLYLLIWGESANIRFMPECLCYIFHNMAYELHGLLAGNVSIVTGENIRPSYGGDEEAFLKKVVTPIYRVIRKEAGKSQHGKTAHSAWCNYDDLNEYFWTPDCFSLGWPMRDDGDFFKSVHDSRPVAVAGSSSPKGSSKGTGKTNFVETRSFWHIFRSFDRMWTFYLLALQAMLIFAWSEYSVTQILQKDLLYSLSSIFVTAAFLQFLQSILDFILNFPGHIRCKFIDVVRNILKIVVSAAWAVILPIFYIRSQTKVNLPLKNLDRWFGYVKGVPQLYILAVAVYLIPNMISATLFLFPMFRRWIESSDWHIVRLLLWWSQKRIYVGRGMHESQAALLKYTLFWILLLCAKLSFSYFVQIQPLIRPTKDIMSVHNIRYEWHEFFPNASYNIAAILSLWAPVLLVYLMDTQIWYAIFSTISGGMSGALGRLGEIRTLGMLRSRFHSLPGAFNTYLVPSDKGRNRRFSLSKRFAEVSPNKRTEAAKFAQLWNEVICSFRDEDFISDKEMDLLVVPYSSDPSLKLMQWPLFLLASKIPIALDMAAQFRPRDSDLWKRICADEYMKCAVIECYESFKLVLNLVVVGENEKRIIGIIIKEIEANIAKNTFLANFRMSALPVLCKKFVELVSTLKERDASKFDNVVLLLQDMLEVITRDMMVNEIKELAEFGHGNKDLVPRRQLFAGTGTKPAIVFPPPISAQWEEQIKRLYLLLTVKESAMDVPTNLEARRRISFFTNSLFMEMPRAPRVRKMLSFSVMTPYYSEETVYSRNDLDLENEDGVSIIFYLQKIFPDEWDNFMERIDCKKETEVWGNEENVLQLRHWASLRGQTLCRTVRGMMYYRKALKLQAFLDMASESEILEGYKAIADPAEEEKKSQRSLSSQLEAIADMKFTYVATCQIYGNQKQSGDRHATDILNLMVHYPGLRVAYIDEVEERDGEKVQKVFYSVLVKALDNHDQEIYRIKLPGPAKLGEGKPENQNHAIIFTRGEALQTIDMNQDNYLEEALKMRNLLEEFNENHGIRPPTILGVREHIFTGSVSSLAWFMSNQETSFVTIGQRVLANPLKVRFHYGHPDVFDRIFHITRGGISKASCGINLSEDIFAGFNSTLRRGNVTHHEYIQVGKGRDVGLNQISLFEAKVACGNGEQVLSRDIYRLGHRFDFFRMLSCYFTTVGFYVSSMMVVIIVYVFLYGRLYLALSGLEFAIMKQARMRGNRALEAAMGSQSIVQLGLLMALPMFMEIGLERGFRSALGDFIIMQLQLCAVFFTFSLGTKSHYFGRTILHGGAKYRATGRGFVVRHVKFAENYRMYSRSHFVKGLELMLLLVVYELYGDVATDSTAYVLLTSSMWFLVITWLFAPFLFNPSGFEWQKVVDDWDDWNKWISSRGGIGVPANKAWESWWEEEQEHLLSTGIIGRIWEIILSLRFFMFQYGIMYHLNISNGNKSISIYGLSWLVTVAVVLVLKVVSMGRKKFSADFQLMFRLLKLFLFIGSVGTLAILFTLLHLTVGDIFASFLAFAPTGWAILQISQASKPVVKAFGLWGSVKALSRGYEYLMGIVIFVPVAVLAWFPFVSEFQTRLLFNQAFSRGLQISRILAGGKKQN; encoded by the exons GATAATAGCCCGAGTCTCGCAAAGCGATTGAAGAAAACTGATGCCCGCGAAATTGAGAGTTTCTATCAAGAATACTATGAGAACTATGTCCGCACCCTCGACAAAGGGGAACAAGCCGACAG GACTCAACTTGGGAAGGCCTACCAAACGGCTGGAGTCCTCTTCGAGGTGCTCTGTGCCGTCAACAAGAATGAGAAGGTTGAGCAAGTTAACCCCGAG ATTATGCGCTGGCACACTGAGGTGCAAGAAAAGAAAGACATCTACGCGCCGTTCAATATTCTGCCTCTCGATGCGGCCAGTGCATCCCAGTCCATCATGCAGCTGGAGGAG ATAAAAGCAGCAGTCGCAGCTCTGCGGTACACACGGGGTTTGACCTGGCCTTCTGCATTTGAGCCGGAAAGGCAGAAGGGGGGTGAGCTCGATTTGCTCGATTGGTTGAGAGCTATGTTTGGCTTTCAG CGGGACAGTGTCAGGAATCAACGGGAGCATTTGATTCTTCTCCTCGCTAATGTGCACATTAGACTTGAGCCAAAGCCTGAACCACTTAGCAAG CTAGATGACCGAGCTGTTGATGTAGTGATGAACAAGTTGTTCAACAACTACAAGAAGTGGTGCAAATTTTTGTCACGGAAACATAGTTTGAG AAATCCTCCAGGTGCTCAATTACAGGAAGTTCAGCAACGCAGAATTTTGTACCTAGGTCTTTATCTTCTTATCTGGGGCGAATCAGCAAATATCCGGTTTATGCCAGAGTGTCTTTGCTACATTTTTCACAAT ATGGCATATGAGTTGCATGGGTTGCTTGCTGGAAATGTTAGTATTGTGACTGGTGAAAATATCAGGCCATCTTATGGTGGGGATGAGGAGGCTTTCTTAAAGAAAGTGGTCACACCTATCTATCGTGTCATCAGAAAG GAGGCAGGAAAAAGCCAACATGGAAAAACTGCACATTCAGCATGGTGTAATTATGATGATCTAAATGAGTACTTCTG GACACCTGATTGTTTCTCACTGGGATGGCCAATGCGAGATGATGGTGACTTCTTCAAATCCGTGCACGATTCAAGGCCTGTAGCAGTG GCTGGAAGCTCCTCACCAAAGGGTTCTAGTAAAGGCACAGGCAAGACAAATTTTGTAGAGACAAGATCGTTTTGGCACATCTTTCGTAGTTTTGACCGAATGTGGACCTTCTATTTGTTGGCTCTACAG GCAATGTTGATTTTTGCTTGGAGTGAATATTCAGTGACTCAAATCCTTCAGAAGGACCTCTTATATTCTCTATCAAGCATATTTGTCACAGCAGCATTTTTACAGTTCCTCCAAA GTATTTTAGACTTTATTCTGAACTTTCCTGGCCACATTAGATGCAAGTTCATTGACGTCGTGAGAAATATTCTGAAGATAGTAGTTAGTGCCGCGTGGGCTGTGATTCTTCCCATTTTCTATATCAGAAGTCAAACAAAAGTCAATTTACCACTGAAAAATCTGGACAGATGGTTTGGTTATGTGAAAGGAGTGCCACAACTATATATCCTGGCTGTGGCGGTGTACCTGATACCTAATATGATTAGTGCAACGCTCTTCCTGTTTCCGATGTTTCGAAGGTGGATAGAGAGCTCGGATTGGCATATTGTTAGACTGCTACTGTGGTGGTCTCAG AAACGAATTTATGTTGGCCGTGGAATGCATGAAAGTCAAGCTGCTCTTCTGAA GTACACATTATTTTGGATTTTGCTGCTATGCGCGAAGCTTTCCTTCAGTTACTTTGTCCAG ATACAACCTCTTATAAGGCCTACCAAGGATATAATGAGTGTTCATAACATTCGTTATGAGTGGCATGAGTTTTTTCCAAACG CATCATATAATATCGCTGCTATCCTATCCCTCTGGGCCCCTGTTCTGTTG GTCTATTTGATGGATACACAGATATGGTATGCCATTTTCTCTACAATATCCGGCGGTATGTCTGGGGCACTTGGACGACTTGGGGAG ATTCGAACACTAGGAATGCTGAGATCACGATTTCACTCTTTGCCTGGAGCCTTCAATACATATTTGGTGCCATCAGACAAAGGCAGAAACAGACGTTTTTCACTCTCAAAGCGCTTCGCAGAG GTTTCCCCCAACAAGAGAACTGAAGCTGCCAAGTTTGCTCAACTGTGGAATGAAGTGATTTGCAGTTTCCGCGACGAAGATTTTATAAGTGATAA GGAGATGGACCTATTGGTGGTTCCATACTCATCAGACCCGAGCCTAAAATTGATGCAGTGGCCGTTGTTCTTGCTTGCTAGCAAG ATACCTATAGCTTTAGACATGGCAGCACAATTTAGACCGAGAGACAGTGATTTGTGGAAGCGTATATGTGCTGACGAGTATATGAAGTGCGCTGTAATTGAATGCTACGAGTCATTCAAACTTGTTCTTAATTTAGTGGTGGTTGGAGAAAATGAAAAGAG GATTATTGGGATTATAATCAAAGAGATTGAAGCTAACATCGCAAAGAATACATTCCTTGCCAATTTTAGGATGAGCGCATTGCCAGTCCTTTGCAAGAAGTTTGTGGAGCTTGTATCCACCTTG AAAGAAAGAGACGCCTCAAAATTTGATAATGTAGTGCTATTGCTTCAAGACATGCTGGAAGTGATCACGAGGGATATGATGGTCAATGAGATCAA AGAACTAGCTGAATTTGGTCATGGGAACAAGGATTTAGTTCCAAGAAGACAACTTTTTGCGGGCACAGGCACAAAACCTGCAATTGTTTTCCCACCACCAATTTCTGCGCAGTGGGAAGAACAA ATTAAGCGCTTGTACCTTCTTTTGACTGTTAAAGAATCAGCAATGGATGTGCCTACAAATCTTGAAGCCCGCCGGAGAATATCATTTTTCACTAATTCGCTATTCATGGAGATGCCACGTGCGCCTAGAGTGCGCAAAATGCTCTCTTTCAG TGTAATGACACCATACTACAGTGAGGAAACTGTATATTCAAGAAACGACCTTGATCTGGAGAATGAGGATGGTGTATCAATTATATTCTACCTGCAGAAGATCTTTCCAG ATGAATGGGATAATTTCATGGAAaggattgattgcaaaaaagaAACTGAAGTTTGGGGAAATGAAGAAAATGTTCTTCAACTTCGTCATTGGGCCTCTCTTAGAGGGCAGACACTCTGTCGAACAG TGAGAGGCATGATGTATTACAGGAAAGCTTTGAAGCTTCAAGCATTCCTAGACATGGCTTCTGAATCTG AGATACTAGAAGGCTATAAAGCCATTGCAGATCCCGCAGAGGAAGAGAAGAAAAGCCAAAGATCTCTGTCTTCTCAGCTTGAAGCTATAGCAGACATGAAATTCACATATGTTGCTACGTGCCAGATCTATGGAAATCAGAAACAGTCGGGTGATCGACATGCAACAGATATACTGAACTTGATGGTGCA TTATCCTGGTCTCCGCGTGGCATACATTGATGAAGTTGAGGAGAGGGATGGTGAGAAGGTGCAAAAGGTCTTCTATTCGGTGCTAGTAAAAGCTCTTGACAATCACGATCAG GAAATATACCGCATAAAATTGCCAGGGCCAGCGAAATTAGGTGAAGGGAAACCTGAAAACCAAAATCACGCGATCATTTTTACCCGCGGAGAAGCTTTGCAAACCATTGATATGAACCAG GACAATTATTTGGAGGAAGCTTTGAAAATGCGGAATTTGCTGGAAGAATTCAATGAGAACCATGGTATTCGTCCTCCAACAATTCTTGGAGTACGTGAACACATATTCACCGGAAG TGTGTCATCTCTTGCCTGGTTTATGTCAAACCAGGAAACCAGCTTTGTGACAATAGGACAGAGGGTTCTTGCCAATCCATTGAA GGTACGTTTTCACTATGGACATCCTGATGTGTTTGATAGGATATTTCACATTACAAGAGGTGGAATTAGCAAGGCTTCCTGTGGTATAAACTTGAGTGAAGACATTTTTGCTG GTTTCAACTCAACTCTGAGGCGAGGAAATGTCACCCATCACGAGTACATTCAAGTCGGAAAAGGACGTGATGTTGGGTTGAATCAAATTTCACTCTTTGAGGCCAAAGTGGCGTGTGGCAATGGAGAACAAGTGCTTAGCAGAGATATCTACCGTTTGGGCCACCGCTTTGACTTCTTCCGAATGCTCTCATGTTACTTCACAACTGTGGGATTTTATGTCAGCTCAATG ATGGTTGTCATAATAGTATATGTTTTCTTGTATGGGAGGCTTTATTTAGCCTTAAGTGGACTTGAGTTTGCAATTATGAAGCAAGCACGAATGAGAGGCAACCGTGCTCTTGAGGCAGCCATGGGGTCCCAATCTATTGTGCAGCTAGGTCTATTGATGGCCTTACCCATGTTTATGGAGATCGGACTGGAAAGGGGTTTTAGAAGCGCCCTGGGGGATTTCATCATCATGCAGCTACAGCTATGTGCAGTATTCTTTACCTTTTCCCTCGGGACAAAATCACATTATTTTGGCCGCACAATCCTCCACGGTGGTGCAAAATATAGAGCAACTGGCAGAGGCTTTGTTGTTCGCCATGTAAAGTTCGCTGAAAATTACAGAATGTATAGCAGGAGTCACTTTGTGAAAGGACTTGAGCTCATGTTACTACTTGTAGTGTATGAGCTCTATGGTGATGTGGCGACAGATTCCACGGCCTATGTTCTTCTGACATCATCTATGTGGTTCTTGGTAATCACATGGCTGTTTGCTCCATTCCTCTTCAACCCATCAGGATTTGAATGGCAAAAGGTGGTGGATGATTGGGATGATTGGAACAAATGGATAAGCAGCCGTGGTGGGATTGGTGTGCCGGCCAATAAGGCCTGGGAGTCGTGGTGGGAAGAGGAGCAGGAACATCTGCTGTCAACAGGCATAATCGGCCGCATATGGGAAATCATATTATCTCTCCGATTCTTCATGTTTCAGTACGGTATCATGTACCATCTGAATATCTCTAATGGCAACAAAAGCATATCA ATTTATGGTCTGTCTTGGCTGGTCACTGTAGCAGTGGTGTTAGTCCTCAAG GTGGTATCTATGGGAAGAAAGAAATTTAGTGCTGACTTCCAGCTTATGTTCCGGCTCCTCAAATTGTTCTTGTTCATTGGATCTGTTGGAACTTTGGCGATTCTTTTCACCCTTCTGCACCTTACAGTTGGTGACATATTCGCCAGCTTCCTTGCCTTTGCACCCACAGGATGGGCCATTCTGCAG ATATCACAGGCAAGCAAGCCAGTGGTGAAGGCTTTTGGTCTGTGGGGATCTGTGAAGGCCTTGTCCAGGGGGTACGAGTACCTTATGGGGATCGTGATCTTCGTGCCAGTGGCGGTTCTGGCATGGTTCCCTTTTGTCTCGGAGTTCCAGACGAGGCTGCTATTCAACCAGGCATTCTCCCGAGGCCTCCAAATCTCTCGCATTTTGGCTGGCGGAAAGAAGCAAAACTGA